In the genome of Thermococcus sp. 21S7, the window GTCGAGGAGGCCGTCAGGATAGTCAAGGACGTTACCGAGAAGCTGAGCAAGTACGAGGTTCCGCCGGAGAAGCTGGTCATCCACGAGCAGATTACCAGGGAGCTGAAGGATTACAAGGCCACCGGTCCGCACGTGGCCATAGCGAAGCGCCTCGCGGCGAGGGGAATAAAGATACGCCCAGGCACGGTGATAAGCTACATCGTCCTAAAGGGCTCCGGAAGGATAGGCGACAGGGCGATTCCGTTTGACGAGTTCGACCCGACGAAGCACCGCTACGACGCGGAGTACTACATCGAAAACCAGGTCCTGCCGGCCGTGGAGAGGATTCTGAAGGCCTTCGGCTACAAGAAGGAGGAGCTCAGGTATCAGAAAACGAGGCAGGTTGGCCTCGGGGCGTGGCTCAAGCTGAAGGGGAAGAAGTGACTCCCTTCGAAATCCTTTTATCCCTGTATTTCAAACTGTATTTCGAGGTGTATTACATGGCCATCGTTACTGTCCGCGTTCCCGATGAGTTGAAGCTCAAGATGAAGGAGCTTGACATAAACTGGAGCGAGGAAATCAGGGAGTTCATAAGAAGGCGCATAGACGAGGCAGAAAGAAAGAGACGAATACAGGAAGCCTTAGAGCTTGCAAAGGCGAGTGGAAGCGTGAGCAGGGGTTTTGCAGCGAAGTCCGTGAGGGAGGACCGTGATAGTCATTGATGCCTCGGCCCTTGTGAAGGTCGTGTTGCAGGAACCAGGTTGGGAAGAAGTACCAACGGAGCCACACGTGGCGACGCTCGACTATGCACTCGTTGAGGGCATGAATGCAATCTGGAAGGCAGTGCGACGTGGAGAGCTAACCATTGAGCAAGGAAAGGTTAAGGTAATCGTTCTTAAGACGTTAGGGAGCTCGATAACACTTTTTGAGGCGCAAAACTTCTTCGAGAGGGGGCTGGAAATAGCATTGAGTGAGAACATCACAATCTACGATGCCCTTTACATAGCCTTAGCGGAGGCTCTAAAGGCTGAACTCCTGACGGCGGACGAGAGGCAATACTACGCGGCCAGAAATTATGTGGAGGCGAAGCTTGTTCGATGACTTCTGGAAGGCCATGCCAGTACATCTTTTGAGATAGTTCGAGTATGAGACGATGGAAAACGTAGCCGGGAAATTGGGGCTAACACGGAATGGCGGGTTAAGATGGACAGGATTCGAGCCGAAGCTAGGGCAAACGTTGATGCAGTTCTCGATAGAGCATTTGGATACCTAAAAACCTCCAAGAGCTGGGGGCAGAGCTCTATGATGAGCTTCCCGGTATGTAATGAAATCACCTGTACGCCCTCTCTCTTCGCTCAATCTTGAAGATTACAACCCTGAAGTTCTCGTCATCTACCTCGTAAAGGATTCTAAACTGGCCTACACGAATTCTGTACGTGCGCTCTTCACCACGAATCTTTTTGTAAGGGTATGAGAAAGGATTCCCAGAAAGGCGGAGAATTATCTCTTTCAGTTTTCTCCTATGCGCGGGTTGCAGAGCTTTTACCTGCTTGGCGGCTTTCTTTGTAAAAACAACCTCGTACATTGGTCACTCCTCAAAAAGCTCCTCAAATCTGACGAACTCTCCCCGTTTGACCTCCTCGCGCATTTTTCTAAGCTCCTCCCTCTCCTTCTCCGTTAACTCCTCATAACCAATGAAGTTGTCTATCTTGGCGTTAAGGGTCATAAGTAATCTCTCAATGCGCTCCAGTCTCTCAACTACCTCACTCATGTTCCCACCATTACAACTTTATCTCTTTGTCCTTAAATACTTCCCGATTCAATCCCCTCCAAAACCTCCAGAATTCCCTCAACCCCTGGAACCTCAAAGCCCTTTTCGTGGATTTTTCTGACCTCCTCTGCCTCCGGGTTAATCCAGACAGCCCACATGCCGGTCCTCAGCGCCCCCTCGAAGTCCTCCGCGTAGGTGTCGCCGATGTGTATTGCTTCGTCCGGCTCTATACCGAATGCTTCGAGCGGCTTCCTGAACATCTCAGGCATCGGCTTGTAAGCCAGAACCTCGTCGGCGAAGAATGTTTTGTCTATTAAGTTCATAAGCCCGAAGCGCTCCAGCAGGAGCCGGGTGTACGAACCCGGCCAGAACATCACGTTGCCGGTCACTGTAACCTTCAGCCCCTTTCTCTTGACGCCCTCCAAAGCTTTCTTCGCTCCGGGGAGGACTATCTCGTCGCCAACGTTGAGCGTTGCCCTTGCGGCGGCCCTCTTGACGAGTTCGACGTCTGTTCCCAGGAGCTCTGCCAGCATTTCCTGGCTCTCTTCGAGGGCCCTAGAGGGGTCTCCAGCTGTTTCTGCCCTCATGCGCTTTATCCTCTCGCGTGAGAGCATCATTCCCTCGACGACGTCTATTATGCACGTCCCCATCAGCTTGGAGAGCTCAACGGCCATCGCATCGAGCATGACGTTGATGTCGAGGAGCGTGTTCCAGACGTCGAATGAGACGAGCTTCATCCTTATCACCGGGGGTAATACGGAGGGCGAATTTAAAAACTCAACGCCCCCGCTCCCTCCCAGCCAGGTAGGCGAGGCCCTCCATGAGTCCGGCCTCCCTTAGAACCGCTTTGAGGTTCCTGAAGCGGGAGCGCATGACGAACAGCTCATAGAATCCCTCCAGGTTGCCCCAGTGGCCGTAAGCTGATAACGCCAGGTACATGACTTCCTTGGGCTTGAGCTTCCTTTCGAGGCTCTCGTTTAGGGCCTTAAGTCCCGGCTTTATCCTCTCAAGAAGTCCCTCCCTCGCTATGAGGTGGAGCATCAAATCCTCGACGGTCGGCTTCTTCCACTCGATGACCTCGTCCCCGAAGGGCAGGCCGATTATCAGCGGAACCACCTCGGTTCTCCCGACGATGTAGCCGCGGGGTGTTTTCCTGTGCCTGAAGCCGGAGAGCTTTCCGGCTATCGAGGCCAGGGCGGCGTCTCTGTCCTCATCGATGTCAATGGCGACTCCAAGCCTCTCGACTGTGAAGTCGAAGACGTCCATGGCCCTGAGGAAGTTGCCGAGGTTCCTTATAACCCCGGAGTTGCCCTCGCTCGGCAGCACCGCGAGATAGTAGCCATCTCCCTCGCGCTTCAGCAGGTCGAAGTTGTCGCGCTCAAAGACGCGCTCGATGAACCGCAGGCTGTATGGAGCCTCCCGGCTCTCCTTGAACTCGAAGAGCTTCTTGAAGACTGCCTTGAAGAACTTGGAGTCTGTCTTCCCCTCGACGAACAGAACGCTTGTCCCTGCATTCTCACCGGAAAAGCCGCCGCGAACGTCGAAATCGAGGTACTTCCTCAGCTCGTAGGCCTCCTTCATTGTGAGGCTCTTCCCCGTGTCGGAGTATATCAGGACGTTCCCATCTCCCCGTCTGAACTTCCAGGCGATTAAATCGATGAGCTCAAGGCTCGCCGTGACGACGGTCTCTTCTCCGGTCAGGGAATCAACGAAGTCGATTAGTTCATCGCGGTTCTTCCTGTACTCGGGGAATAGAATGGCCTTTTCATCTGCGAATCTCTCAAACCTGTCTCCAGTTACGATCCTCATTCACTTCACCATGTCAACGGTTATTGCGCCTATCACGGCGAAGGTGCTCACGAGCACAGTTGCGTTCAGGTACTGAACCGCGTTGAAATCGGCTATCCAGTTGATTCCATACAGGGATATCAGCCCCGCGGAGATTAGATACGCTATGAGTGCCACGGTCAGCAGCCTCTTGGGCACGTGGAACAGCTCCTCCCTCTTGAGGTTTCCTATACGGGACTTTGCTATGAAGAGGTACGCCACGGCCAGCGTCATCAGGAATATCGCGACGGCCCGCTCGATGGAGATGTCCTTCGCTATCTCCCAGAGCTCCGCGGTAAACAGGAAGGGGAGGGCGAAGGTGACCGCTCCGACTATCTCCTGGGCTATGTCGTCCCAGCCGAGCTTGTCCGGGGCCTTTCTCATCTCGTTCTCTCTTTTCAGTTCCTCGATGCTGGAGTACAGCTCTTCGAGACGTCTCTCCATTCCGGTTCGCCTTTCGTTTTCAATCCGGTGCTCAGGTTCGGGGTTCATCATCCGGTCAGTATTGGATTCACTCATCATCGCGGGAATAACTCCCAGGGAAACGTTATAAATATTGGGTGGCATTTTTAAATCGGTGATAGAGGAAATGAGGAAAGCATCGCTGTTGCTTTTATTGGTTGTTACCTTTGGTATGCTCATCACGCCGATTAACGCGGCGGTTACTGGAATAAACTCATCGAACACTGTGATAGTCCTTCCGACCACCAAGATAGTCAACGGCGTGCCCGTTCATGTAGGCGAGGATGCTATAACCGGTTCGAGACTTGGTGCATTCCTGGTTCTTCAGGGTGTTTCTAGGGGAACGTACACAAAAACCGTTTCCATACCTGTTGAGTACCACAGCGTGCTTATTCACGATGAAAACCAGACCTATAAGCTCAACTCCGTTGACATGCCCGACGTCGGCGTTAACGTCAGCGACGAGCCTGTTGGGCACGGGATAGTTATCCAGGTCAACTTTTCGTGCGTTGATTTCAACTCCACTCGGAGGGCCGCTGAGTTCACTGATCGTAGCGTTGAGCTAATATTCAATGAGAACACGACACCTTTCGGTTTTGGGGGCGGATATCGAGCCGTTGCTACCAGGCTTAATGGGGTGGATGTCGTTTACGTGTATTCTTTCTCTCAGGTGAACGAGTCCAGTACCTCCCTTCTGGAGACGTTAAGCGTTGGGGAATGGAAAATTCATTTTGTTGACATCAAAGTCAGCGATGAGACGATGCTGGTGGACCTCACGTACCCCAGCGGGCTCGTAAAGCGTAAGGTGATGCATGTCGGCAGGTACTATTTGATGTACCTCGATGCCGAGGAAAACGAGGACTTTGAGGTATTTGACACTTACCCATCTAATAGAATCGATGAACTGCTCGAAAAGGGTGCCAGGAACGTTTTGGTGTTTGCTCCCACCAGTCTCTTTGTGGGGATTGGCGGAACGAAATCCGTGATATTTAACTACGAGTACTACTCAAAGGCTAGGCGGTACCAGGATGGGGATGTGTACAGGGATCAGTGGGTGTGGGACATAGACCCCACTAACAACCTTTACGTTCTGTACCTCCATGCGAATGGGAGTCCTAGCTTCAGGAATGTCCTCATCGGTGAGGGCTCCGCATTAAAGTTGCCCACCGAGTGGGGGCTTGAGATAGTCCCGGTGTTCGCGAAGGATAACAATGACAAGATAGTCGGGATCGAGGGCTATCGCTTCGTGCGCGTTGCTTCCGTAACCGGGAATGTCTCCATAACCGCGCCGAAGATTGAGGCTACTGACGATGTATACGATTTTATAGTTGAAGACACCCAGCTCAAGGAATTCCCTTCGGACAAGAACGTCATAATCATCGGCGGCTGGGTCAGCAACAAGGCGTGGGAGCTGCTGGAGCGGACCTACGGCAAGGACGCTGTCAGCGCTATCAAAGACGAGATAAACCGGAAAGGCTACGTGATAAAGGAGCTCAAGAACCCGCACAACCCGAGCTACAAGGTGATAATCCTGGCAGGGAAAACCTACGGGGAGACCAGACTCGCCGTGGAGAAGTTCATGGAGGAAATGTAAAATCTTATTTTACCCTCCTGTTATGATTTCATCCTCTCAATTCGAGCCAGAATTAAGTCTCATTTTTGATTTAAACGCTGAGTAATTCCCGGCTTCTTTTAATAAATCTTTCGGTGGAGGAAGAGGTAGGTTTATATACTCAAATCGCGGTCTGAACGTTCATGTCACTGCAGAACTATCGCGGGTTCGGAAGGGACGCATGGCTGCTCGTTGCCTACTCATTCGCCTCCGCTTTCGGGGGCAACATAGCCTGGTTTATCTTCCCGTTCTATCTAAAATCGCTCGGCTTCGACTACACCAACATAGGCATGGTCTTCTCGCTCTCAACGCTGGCCCAGGCGGCGGTTCTGCTGTTCTCGGGCCCGTTCGGCGCGAGGGTGGGCTACAAGAAAACCGTCCTCCTTGGAGTGAGCATGATGTTCCTCGGGAGGCTCGTTCAGGTTCTCCACCCGACCCTCTGGATGCTCGCCCTGGGCGGCGTTTTGATAGGGATAGGCATGGCGCTGGAGTCTCCCTCATTCATGGCGCTGCTCAGCGGGGAGGTGGAGGACGGGAAGAGGCACTACCTGTTCAGCCTCTCCTCGGGAATCGGCACGATAGCATCTGCCCTCGGAATACTCGTCGCCGGCTTTCTCTCGCGCTGGCTGAGCTATGGGCAGGTGTTCTCCCTGGTCCTCGTGGTCATACCTATTCGGTTCGCGGTAGTTCTCTTCGTCAGGCCCGTGCTTGAGAGGCATTCCCGCGGGCTGAACCTTGACCGGAGCCTCCTCGTCAGGATAGGCCGCTTCGCCCTTCCCGGGGCGCTGATAGGTCTGGGTGCGGGAATAGCGATTCCCTACATGGGGCTCTGGTTCAACCAGCGCTTTGGGACGAGCCTGGAGAGCATCGGCTGGCTCTTCGCCTTCCAGCAGTTCATAATGGGGATTGGGATGTTCCTGCTGCCGATGATAGCCGACAGGTTCGGCAGCGTTAAGACAATCGTCTCCTTCAACGGGACTGCGAGCCTCCTCATAGGCGCTCTTCCGTTCTCGCCGGCCTTCCCCGTTGCGGCGGTCGTGTACATCCTCAGGACGATACTGATGAACATAGTCAACCCGATATGGAACTCCTTCATGATGGGGTTCTTTGGGGAAGAGGAGCGCTCCACCGCGATGGCGCTTAACAGCCTGGCCTGGACGGCTACTTTTGGGGTGGGCCAGTACGTGGGCGGCGTTCTCTTCGACATGTCCCTGGTCTGGCCGTTCCTGATAACCGCCTTCCTGTACAGCCTCTCGATGGTGGTGTTCTGGGGCTTTTTCGGGAAGAAAAGAATGGAGGGGGATTAATCCGAACCGAACAATCTTAGAGTCTGAACTGCTCCACGTTCTCGCGGAGCTCTCTTGCTATCTCCCTCAGCTTGGCCGCTCCCGCGCTTAGGGCTTCTATCTCCGCTCTCTGCTCCTGCATGGCGGAGTTAACTTCCTCCGCGCTGGCGGTGGTTTCCTCTGCACTCGCCGCCAGGCCCTCCAGTGCCTGCAGGGCCCTGCTGACTTCCTCGTGTGTCCTCTCGGTCTGCTCCTTTATCGCGGCCACCTTTTCACCGACCTCCTGTACCATTTCCGCTATGTATCCGAGGTAGCCGAGGCTCTCGCTCAGGGTTTCCGTTGAGCTGGCCACGTTGTTTACGCCCCTCTGTGTTTCCTCAACCGCCCTTCTAACCTTCTCGTCCATTTCCTCTATGATGTCCCTGATTGTCTCCGCGGCATTCTTGCTTTCTTCCGCCAGCCCCCTTATCTCCTGGGCAACGACCGCGAAACCTCTACCCGCTTCTCCGGCCCTTGCCGCTTCGATAGCCGCGTTCAGGGCTAGGAGATTTGTTTGTTCTGCAATGTTGCTTATGGCGTGTGTTATCTCCCCTATGCGTTTGCTCATCTCACTGACCGCGTTGACAGCCTCCTCTATGAACGCCATTGATCGTTTTATGCTTTCAACGTCTCTGACGGCTTCGTCGCCCTTCTTCCTGCCCTCCTGCGCTATTCTAACGACCTCGTCGATGGCACCCTCGAACTCCTCCATGACCCGGGACGTTTCCGTTGTGACGTCGGAAACGAGGCGCATGCCCTCGGTTATGCTGTTTATGTGCTCCTGCTGTCTCTGTGCCTCGATGCTGACCTGTTCTATCGCCTCGCTGACCTGATCCGTTGAGTTCTTCACGTGAACGGCTATTCCTGCCAGTTCATCGGCTTGCTCGTCGAGTTCCATTCCAATCCTGCGGATGTTGCCGATCAGGGCCCGCATCTTAGCGGACGTCCCCTGGAGTGCAACGATGATGTTCTGGAGGTCACCCCTGGCCCGGGTGTCCACGCTGTAGTCCAGCCTTCCTTCAGCCATTGCCTCCAGCTTTTCGATGACCTCGTTGAGAGTGCCGATTACGTCGGATGAAATCGACTCGAACGCCGTTATCAGCTTTCCTATCTCATCGTCCCTGTGGGGATAGTCTATCGCTCCAACCGCGTCCCTGGCCTCTTTCAGTCTGCCTGCAGCTATCAGCTCCGCGGCGTTTCTCAGTTGCTCCACCGGCTGGAGTGCCTTTTTGAGGTATCTAACGCTCAGGAGCACAAGGCCCGCCGCGAGGGTTACCATGACAACCGTTCCGTAGAGAACCTCCCGGGATGCCGCGTGCTTTGCGTTGTCAAGTGCGCTGATAAGGCCTCCCACCAGTTCGTCCTCTGGTGCGACTGCCGCAACTGTCCACCCCGTAGTTTTGCTTTTGGCAAAGGAAACGACCATCTTTTTTCCGTCTAGATTGAGCTCAACAACGCCCTCTTCGGAGTTTTTCATCGCCCTTGCGAGCGCCTCGTATCTCCTGTCGTTAAAGATGTTCAGCTTTCCGACGAGATCCTGGTTCGGATGTATCACCACCGTCCCGTTGGGGCTTATGACGAAGAGGTAACCTGTCTTGCCTATCTTCGTGTTCATTATCTCCTGGGACAGGAGTGAGAAGTCAACGTCTATTCCCAAAACGCCCTTAACTACCCCCCCGTACTTTACAGGGGTGATGTAGGTTATGACCGTTTTGTTCGTTATTATATCCGTGTAAGGCTCAATCCAGCTGGGCCCCTCCCTCACGGCCTTCTGGTACCATGGCGACTTCGTGGCGTTGTACCCTTCTGGAAGCTCTGCCCGGGGGATTATTATGAGCTTGCCCCGCGAGTCGGAGTAGTAAACGTTTATTAAGTCTTTATTTGAGTTCTTTAGTTCAGAGAGCCTGTTGAAAACGCTGGCACTGAACGCGGGGGTGCTCGAATAACCCGGATACACCTCGTCCTTCACGTAGAGGGAACCTATGGATCCTGCGTAGGACTCCGTGACGACGATGAGCGGACGCAGCTGTTCGTCTATCATCACTGCGTATTTTTGACTCTCAAGTAGTGCTATCCTCTGCGCGTGCTCCCCGAGGGTAGGGGCAACGCTCTCCTCTATTTTGTTGCCCATGTCCTCTATGGTTCTAATTTGAATTAGTGTCGTCAAAAGGATGACTACCATGGCCATCCCAAGGAACATCGCGTACAACTTTCGGCGGAATCTCATCATGTCGCCCCCTTGTATTATTTACAATATTTTGTGTTACATTTTAGCCAACTATCGGGGCGTTTCTAGTGGTTCGTCTATTTTTTTAAGTTCTTTGTGTATGTTCGAACTACGAACCTAATGTATGAAAATTATGTCACCCTGAGGGATTCGTTTTGATTAATGTTTTTAAGCTCCCCGGAGAACCCACCGCGGTGATGCTCATGGTGGTTAAGGACTGTCCCGAGTGCCACGGAACCGGGAAGGTTAAGGCTGGCGAGAAGGAGTGCCCCGTTTGTGAGGGCTGGGGTTACGTTCCTGCCGATTTCAAGGTTGGGGAGAAGCTGAAGGGCTACCGCAACCTCGACTATATCGGCGTCGAGGACGAGGTTGACGAGATACCCTGCCCCGAGTGCCACGGAAAGGGCGTCGTGCCGGTTTACGACACCTGCCCGACCTGCGGCGGCACCGGCCGCGTCCTCGCCTGCGACATCTGCGGCAAGGTGAAAGAACCCTGGGAGCCGGGCATGGAAACAACCTGGGTCTGTCCGGACTGCATGCGCAAGTACAAGGTCGTCTACGTTCTCGACAAGACCTGCGACGTTGAGGACATAGAGGTCGGGAACGTCTACAAGGGAACCATCGACAGGGTGGAGCGCTTCGGTGTATTTGTCAGGCTCAACCCACACGTTAGGGGCCTGATAAGGCGGAAGGACCTCCTCGGCGGCAGGGAGTACAAGCCCGGCGACGAGATACTGGTTCAGGTTCTCGATGTGAGGCCCGACAAGGGCGAGATAGACCTCATAGAGTCAGCGCTCAAGCACTACAAGGAAGTGGTTGTGCGGAAGGAGCTTCCTGTGACGCTCATCCGTGACCTGAGCAAGGACATGGCCGGCCAGACGGTCAGGCTGCGCGGCAAGGTCACCCAGATACAGGTGACCGGCGGCCCGACTGTCTTTACGATAACCGACGGAACTGGCATAACGTGGGCGGCCGCCTTCGAGGCGCCCGGGGTTAGGGCCTACCCGAACATAAACGTCGGCGATATCGTGGAGATAATAGGTAAGGTGGCCTTCCACTCCGGCGAGATTCAGATAGAGACCAGCGACATGGCGAGGCTCTGGGGGCCGGAGGCTGCTGAAGTAAAGAGGCGCATAGAGGAGGAGCTCGACAGGCGCGCCCAGCCCCGGGACGTCGGCTTCCTCATCGAAAGCGAGGTTCTCGAAAAGCTCAAGCCGAAGATAATGAAGGCGGCATTCATGATACGCAGGGCGATCTACGAGGGCAGACCGATACTGCTGAGACACCACGCCGACGCCGACGGCTACACCTCCGGCTTGGCTTTGGAGTACGCGATAGTTCCGCTCATCGAGGAGGTCTCACCCGACTCCGGTGCCAGATGGAAGCTCTTCAAGCGCAGGCCGAGCAGGGCACCCTTCTACGAGCTGGAGGACGTGCTCAAGGACATCATATTTATGGTCGAGGATCATGAGAAGTTCGGAGACCCACTGCCGCTTTTGGTTATTGTCGACAACGGCGGAACGAGTGAGGACATTCCTGCCTACAAGCGCATAAGGGCCTTCGGCGTCCCGATAGTCGTCATAGACCACCACGACCCGCGCGAGTGGGTGAGCGAGGACAGGGCGAAGGTGGACGACTACGTCGATGTGCACGTCAACCCGCACCACATAAAGCGCGGCTATTATGAGCTTACCGCTGGAATGCTGGCAACGGAAGTGGCGCGCTTCATCAACCCCGAAGTGGAGGACAGGATAAAGCACCTCCCGGCGATAGCCGGAACCGGCGACAGGAGCAAGGCGCCGGAGTTCCACCAGTACCTTGAGATAGCGAAGAAAGCGAAGGGCCTCGATGAGGAGGATCTCAAGAAGATAGCCGAGGTCATAGACCACGAGGCCTACTTCTGGAAGTTCATGGACGGGCACGGCATCATCGACGAGATTCTCCTCCTCACCGGCAACCTTCAGAGGCACCGTGAGCTCATCAACGCTATCTATCCTGAGGTCAAGGAGAAGCAGGAGAAGGCTTTGAAGGCCTCGCTGCCGCACGTCAAGAGCGTCGTCCTGCCGAACGGGATAAGATTCAACACGATAGACATCGAGCTCTTTGCTCCAAAGTTCAGCTATCCGTCCCCGGGCAAGCTCTCCGGCCTGATACACGACCACTTCAAGGAGAAATATGGTGAAGACGCGCCGATTCTAACGCTAGCCTACGGCCCGGACTTCGCGGTGGTCAGGGCCGCCGACGGAATGGCCGCCTATGGCTTCGACCTGAACGAGATAATTCCAAAGCTCCAAGAGGCCCTGCCGAGCGCGGGCATAGAGGGCGGCGGCCACAGCTACGCCGGCTCGATAAAGTTCTTTGAGGGCATGAGGAAGGAGGTCCTTGAGGAATTCGCCAAGCAGGTCGTCAAGCTGAAGAAGACGGGCTGAAAGCGCCTTCCTTTTCTTTCAATGCCAAACCTTTTTAACATCGCAGACTGATGTACTGATGAGCAATGTTTGGAGGAATGTTGATGAGAATAGTTCTTGAGGTTACTTTTAAAATGGGCGGCGTTTCTTACCGTGGCCACCGCTGGGAAGGCGATGCACTCGTTTTCGAGTTCGAGCGCCTTGGGGATGCATTTATCCAGGTTCTCAGCAAGAGGATGGTTGAAGAAGAGGTCGAGCGCGAGCCCTCGGCCGTGATCGTCGAACTGAAAACAAAGGAAGGCGGTAGGATATTCGAGGCTACATTGGAGGAAGGAACCTACCGGGCCGCTGAGCCTTAGGTTTTTATAGTTCCCCTCCAACTTTCTACGGTGATGCCCATGTACATGGCGGAGTTCAAGCTTCGCTTCGGCGACATGAAATGGTACGTCCGGAGGATCATCGAGGCTTCCTCCTTCGAGGAGGCGGAGGAGAAGGCCAAACGCTACGCAGAGGCGATGAACAGGGGCGAGGTCAGGTGGGAGCTGGGCTACGTTATTGAGGCCGAGCGGCCCCTGCTCGTTGGAAAGGATGAGCTTGAGAAGCTCGGCGCTTGATTTTATTCCTTTTGTTGACCTTCTCTGACTCTTCGGGGTTTGGAAAGAAAAGCGAGGAAGAGGGTCACTGCTCCCTCACAAGGGTCATTAGAACCATGGCAACGAGGTTCATGGCCGCGGCGAAGGTGAAGGCGTAGGCCAGGGAGTAGCTCCCCCAGAGCCAGCCGGCTATTACCGACGCCGGAAGGACGAAGATGCCGAAGACCGTGTGGTAGGCCCCTATTATCGTACCCTTCTCGTATTCCCTCGCCAGGTCAGCCATGTACGCCCGGGGTATCGTGTCCTCGATGGCGATGTATATTCCGTAGAGAACGAAGGCCGCTATGAGCGTGTAAAGGTCCCTCGCGTAGGCAAAGGCCAGAGCCGCCAAAGCCGCAACTCCGAAGCCGAGGGTTATCATCCTCTTCTTGCCGAAGGTGTCGGAGTAAACCCCGAGGGGATAGGCCGAGAGGGCGTAGATTAGGTTGAAGAGGGCGTAGAAGGCTATGCTCTGGACGATGGAGTAGCCGAGCTCCTGCGCCTTCCACATCGTGAAGGCGTAGCTGTACCTTCCGAGGGCACCTATCGCCACCACCGCGAGGAAGAGCTGCAGGTTCCTGTTCTTC includes:
- a CDS encoding DHH family phosphoesterase, whose product is MVVKDCPECHGTGKVKAGEKECPVCEGWGYVPADFKVGEKLKGYRNLDYIGVEDEVDEIPCPECHGKGVVPVYDTCPTCGGTGRVLACDICGKVKEPWEPGMETTWVCPDCMRKYKVVYVLDKTCDVEDIEVGNVYKGTIDRVERFGVFVRLNPHVRGLIRRKDLLGGREYKPGDEILVQVLDVRPDKGEIDLIESALKHYKEVVVRKELPVTLIRDLSKDMAGQTVRLRGKVTQIQVTGGPTVFTITDGTGITWAAAFEAPGVRAYPNINVGDIVEIIGKVAFHSGEIQIETSDMARLWGPEAAEVKRRIEEELDRRAQPRDVGFLIESEVLEKLKPKIMKAAFMIRRAIYEGRPILLRHHADADGYTSGLALEYAIVPLIEEVSPDSGARWKLFKRRPSRAPFYELEDVLKDIIFMVEDHEKFGDPLPLLVIVDNGGTSEDIPAYKRIRAFGVPIVVIDHHDPREWVSEDRAKVDDYVDVHVNPHHIKRGYYELTAGMLATEVARFINPEVEDRIKHLPAIAGTGDRSKAPEFHQYLEIAKKAKGLDEEDLKKIAEVIDHEAYFWKFMDGHGIIDEILLLTGNLQRHRELINAIYPEVKEKQEKALKASLPHVKSVVLPNGIRFNTIDIELFAPKFSYPSPGKLSGLIHDHFKEKYGEDAPILTLAYGPDFAVVRAADGMAAYGFDLNEIIPKLQEALPSAGIEGGGHSYAGSIKFFEGMRKEVLEEFAKQVVKLKKTG